The following are encoded together in the Halomonas halophila genome:
- the nhaD gene encoding sodium:proton antiporter NhaD — MPTRCRPQYWPRQHARWPGFLVLAALLLFSPQVLAAGAGELDLTYTLSGFVAVTLFILAYALVMAEEKLHMRKSKPVLVAAGLIWTLIGWVYVQEGLPDAAEHAFKATLLEYTELLLFLLVAMTYVNAMEERRVFDKLRAWMVEKGFSYRALYWITGLLAFWISTVANNLTTAMLMCAVVLKVAEGDKRFISLCCVNIVVASNAGGAFSPFGDITTLMVWQAKLVEFQEFFELLGPSLVNYLVPAIIMSLFIQNKKPGALEEHIWLKRGARRIVCLFLLTVVISVLCHTVLHLPPALGMMTGLGFLQFFGYYLRRSLPRSLERKRTRYSQRGDWRKLEALGSVVPFDVFTRIARSEWDTLLFFYGVVMSVGGLGFMGYLGLLSETLYAGWDPTLANVVLGVISAVVDNIPVMFAVISMDPDMSMGNWLLITLTAGVGGSLLSVGSAAGVALMGQARGIYTFAAHMRWAPVIALGYVASVLMHLWINADSFNVFH, encoded by the coding sequence ATGCCGACAAGATGTCGACCGCAATACTGGCCCCGGCAACACGCCCGGTGGCCAGGTTTTCTCGTGCTCGCGGCACTGCTGCTGTTCAGCCCTCAGGTACTGGCCGCCGGCGCCGGTGAGCTGGATCTGACCTATACGCTGAGCGGCTTCGTCGCCGTCACGCTGTTCATCCTCGCCTATGCGCTGGTCATGGCCGAGGAAAAGCTGCACATGCGCAAGTCGAAGCCCGTGCTGGTCGCGGCGGGCCTTATCTGGACGTTGATCGGCTGGGTCTACGTCCAGGAAGGCCTGCCGGATGCGGCCGAGCACGCCTTCAAGGCCACCCTGCTGGAATACACCGAACTGCTGCTGTTCCTGCTGGTGGCGATGACCTACGTCAACGCCATGGAGGAGCGCCGCGTGTTCGACAAGCTGCGCGCCTGGATGGTCGAGAAGGGCTTCAGCTATCGCGCCCTGTACTGGATCACCGGCCTGCTGGCCTTCTGGATCTCTACCGTGGCCAACAACCTGACCACCGCCATGCTGATGTGCGCGGTGGTGCTCAAAGTGGCCGAGGGCGACAAGCGCTTCATCAGCCTGTGCTGCGTCAACATCGTGGTGGCCTCCAACGCCGGCGGCGCCTTCAGCCCCTTCGGCGACATCACCACGCTGATGGTCTGGCAGGCCAAGCTGGTCGAGTTCCAGGAATTCTTCGAGCTGCTGGGGCCGTCGCTGGTCAACTACCTGGTGCCGGCGATCATCATGAGCCTGTTCATCCAGAACAAGAAGCCCGGCGCCCTCGAGGAGCACATCTGGCTCAAGCGCGGCGCGCGGCGCATCGTCTGCCTGTTCCTGCTGACCGTGGTGATCTCGGTGCTGTGCCACACGGTGCTGCACCTGCCGCCGGCGCTGGGCATGATGACCGGTCTCGGCTTCCTGCAGTTCTTCGGCTACTACCTGCGCCGCAGCCTGCCGCGCTCGCTGGAGCGCAAGCGCACCCGCTACAGCCAGCGCGGCGACTGGCGCAAGCTCGAGGCGCTGGGCAGCGTGGTGCCGTTCGACGTCTTTACCCGAATCGCCCGCTCGGAATGGGATACCCTGCTGTTCTTCTACGGCGTGGTGATGAGCGTCGGCGGCCTCGGCTTCATGGGCTACCTGGGCCTGCTCTCCGAAACGCTCTATGCCGGCTGGGATCCGACGCTGGCCAACGTGGTGCTGGGCGTGATCTCGGCGGTGGTCGACAACATCCCGGTGATGTTCGCGGTGATCTCCATGGATCCGGACATGTCGATGGGCAACTGGCTGCTGATCACCCTGACCGCCGGCGTGGGCGGCAGCCTGCTCTCGGTGGGCTCCGCCGCCGGCGTGGCACTGATGGGACAGGCCCGCGGCATCTACACCTTCGCCGCCCACATGCGCTGGGCGCCGGTCATCGCCCTGGGCTACGTGGCCAGCGTGCTGATGCACCTGTGGATCAACGCCGACAGCTTCAACGTCTTCCACTGA
- a CDS encoding GFA family protein, whose product MQLEGSCHCGAIHFRVEAPHPYPFNRCYCSICRKTAGGGGYAINLGALAETLKVEGAEHETIYQAVTDGQASPGERHFCSRCGSALWVFDPRWPELVHPFASAIDSELPVPPERVHLMLGSKASWVDVEAGPDDRCFDGYPDESLADWHRRLGLEE is encoded by the coding sequence ATGCAACTCGAGGGTTCCTGTCACTGCGGGGCGATCCACTTCCGCGTGGAAGCGCCGCACCCCTATCCGTTCAATCGCTGCTACTGCTCGATCTGCCGCAAGACCGCGGGCGGCGGCGGCTATGCGATCAATCTCGGGGCCCTGGCCGAGACGCTCAAGGTCGAGGGCGCCGAGCACGAGACCATCTATCAGGCGGTGACCGATGGCCAGGCGAGCCCCGGCGAGCGTCACTTCTGCTCGCGATGCGGCAGCGCGCTGTGGGTGTTCGATCCGCGTTGGCCCGAGCTCGTCCATCCCTTCGCCTCGGCGATCGACTCCGAGCTGCCGGTGCCGCCCGAACGCGTTCATCTGATGCTGGGCAGCAAGGCCAGCTGGGTGGACGTCGAGGCCGGCCCCGACGATCGCTGCTTCGACGGCTATCCGGACGAGAGCCTGGCCGACTGGCACCGGCGACTGGGGCTGGAGGAATAA